One genomic window of Clostridium taeniosporum includes the following:
- a CDS encoding zinc ribbon domain-containing protein codes for MEKRQYVCPKCGCSNYESDQFQATGGNFAKIFDIQNKKFITISCAQCGYTELYKGNTKGGWNILDFLMN; via the coding sequence ATGGAAAAGCGTCAATATGTTTGCCCAAAATGTGGTTGTAGTAATTATGAAAGTGATCAATTTCAAGCAACAGGTGGGAATTTTGCTAAAATATTTGATATACAAAACAAAAAATTCATTACAATTAGTTGTGCACAATGTGGTTATACAGAATTATATAAAGGCAACACTAAGGGCGGATGGAATATTTTAGATTTTCTTATGAACTAA
- the hydG gene encoding [FeFe] hydrogenase H-cluster radical SAM maturase HydG: protein MYNVKSSVATEFINHEEILDTLKFAEKNKRNKVLINEILEKAKKCKGLSHREAAVLLECDLNEEIEKIHNLAKEIKQKFYGNRIVMFAPLYLSNYCVNGCIYCPYHHQNKHISRKKLTQEEIKKEVIALQDMGHKRLALETGEDPINNPIEYVLESIKTIYSIKHKNGAIRRVNVNIAATTVENYRKLKDAGIGTYILFQETYNKEAYEKLHPTGPKHDYAYHTEAMDRAMDGGIDDIGCGVLFGLNLYRYDFVGLLMHAEHLEAAKGVGPHTISVPRIRPADDINPEDFTNAISDKLLEKIVAILRIAVPYTGLIVSTRESQETREKILKVGVSQLSGASCTSVGGYVEKEKEEDNSAQFDVNDNRTLDEIVNWLLEMGHIPSFCTACYREGRTGDRFMSLVKSGQIANCCQPNALMTLKEYLEDYASEQTKINGEKVISEEINRIPSDKVKEVVIKHLEELHEGQRDFRF from the coding sequence ATGTATAATGTAAAATCTAGTGTAGCAACCGAATTTATTAATCACGAAGAGATCTTAGATACCCTTAAATTTGCAGAAAAAAATAAAAGAAATAAAGTCTTAATTAATGAAATTTTAGAGAAAGCAAAAAAATGCAAAGGTCTTTCACATAGGGAAGCTGCAGTACTACTAGAATGCGATTTGAATGAAGAAATTGAAAAAATTCATAACTTAGCTAAAGAAATAAAGCAAAAATTTTATGGAAACAGAATAGTTATGTTTGCTCCTCTTTATCTATCAAACTATTGTGTAAATGGATGTATTTATTGTCCATATCATCACCAAAATAAACATATAAGTAGAAAAAAATTAACTCAAGAAGAAATAAAAAAAGAAGTAATTGCTCTTCAAGATATGGGACATAAAAGACTTGCTTTAGAAACAGGTGAAGATCCTATTAATAATCCAATAGAATATGTTCTTGAAAGTATAAAAACTATTTATAGTATAAAACATAAAAATGGAGCAATAAGAAGAGTTAATGTTAATATAGCTGCTACAACAGTTGAAAACTATAGAAAACTTAAGGATGCTGGAATTGGAACATATATTTTATTCCAAGAAACTTATAATAAAGAAGCTTATGAAAAACTTCACCCAACTGGTCCAAAGCATGATTATGCTTATCATACAGAAGCCATGGATAGAGCTATGGATGGTGGAATTGATGATATTGGATGCGGTGTTTTATTTGGATTAAATCTTTATAGATATGATTTTGTAGGTCTATTAATGCATGCTGAACATTTAGAGGCAGCTAAAGGAGTTGGACCTCATACTATAAGTGTTCCTAGAATAAGACCTGCTGATGATATAAATCCTGAAGACTTTACTAATGCAATTTCAGATAAATTATTAGAAAAAATAGTAGCTATTCTTAGAATAGCAGTTCCTTATACAGGGCTTATTGTTTCTACCAGAGAATCTCAAGAAACAAGAGAAAAAATATTAAAAGTTGGTGTTTCACAACTAAGTGGTGCATCTTGTACAAGTGTTGGCGGTTACGTTGAAAAAGAAAAAGAAGAAGATAATTCTGCTCAATTCGATGTAAATGATAATAGAACACTAGATGAAATAGTTAATTGGTTACTAGAGATGGGACATATTCCTAGTTTCTGTACTGCTTGTTATAGAGAAGGACGAACTGGTGATAGATTTATGAGTCTTGTTAAATCTGGACAAATAGCTAATTGCTGTCAACCAAATGCTTTAATGACTTTAAAGGAATACTTAGAAGATTATGCATCTGAGCAAACTAAAATAAATGGAGAAAAAGTTATTTCAGAAGAAATAAACAGAATTCCAAGTGATAAAGTTAAAGAGGTTGTAATTAAACATTTAGAAGAATTACATGAAGGACAACGTGATTTTAGATTCTAA
- a CDS encoding putative bifunctional diguanylate cyclase/phosphodiesterase, whose amino-acid sequence MKIVRKILIMMIIVTFMTILLNSLFSNITMKELFDCEVEKSSGKTSAAVERLEEEIEQFRDSTINLSHWIKIFEDFNREGFKEELQKNNKIFNNINSNIYLLDKNFDISDIIRKKYEYNNKSEFYEIVNVVKGELDKQENKNVFSGIVSNKDGKYIAICKEIIYSNSSSQYLLVVENLDKKVYKDLKDFFGTILIHTLNDEDFSDYESIQKHGRVCYVKYTKDSVISYIQLDTYGKGEKLYLSLIEKPKVVNRIRHNINILLILIVMVTTIMNIIIYILIKKIVVNRILKLNNWVTEIVKTFNLNNRINENIFCKDEISSLATDLNNMLDVLKNYSNNMKYIAEHDQLTNLLNRRSIEKIGQEYISNNEEFALAFIDLDNFKMINDSLGHDVGDSILCTTAEFLNEYINEDVDIGRLGGDEFIIILKGNKKKDRIIEICENLLEKINIEYKFKNFKFTSKASIGISFFPENGDGMVNILKYADISMYNAKKNGGNSYCIFNDSLLNSFKLESSIKKGLVNNEFEAYFQPIYHIKSKKIIGAEALARWKSKNGVILPGKFLPIVKKTGDILEIDRIMIKESCKLVKKFIDKGLDDFQVSINVSLSLLKQDTFLDEILENINKYNIKPKNLKIEITEDEIINDISYMIELLSNIRNVGIHISLDDFGTGYSSFNYLKRLPLDVIKIDRSLILNLSNDDKTVEIIETIIKLAHILNLNVICEGIETETQLEFLKSLKCDCIQGYYISKPLCKDEFSLFYDEFLNK is encoded by the coding sequence ATGAAGATAGTTAGAAAAATTTTAATTATGATGATAATAGTTACTTTTATGACTATATTATTAAATAGCCTTTTTTCTAATATAACAATGAAGGAATTATTTGATTGTGAAGTTGAAAAAAGTTCAGGAAAAACATCAGCAGCAGTGGAAAGGTTAGAAGAGGAAATAGAACAATTTAGAGATAGTACTATTAATTTATCGCATTGGATAAAAATATTTGAAGATTTTAATAGAGAAGGTTTTAAAGAAGAATTACAAAAAAATAATAAGATTTTTAATAATATTAATTCTAACATTTATTTATTAGATAAAAATTTTGATATTTCAGATATTATAAGAAAGAAGTATGAGTATAATAATAAATCAGAATTTTATGAAATAGTTAATGTAGTAAAAGGTGAGTTAGATAAACAAGAGAACAAAAATGTTTTTTCAGGTATAGTTTCTAATAAAGATGGAAAATACATTGCAATTTGTAAAGAAATTATATATTCTAATTCTTCGTCACAATATTTATTAGTGGTTGAAAATTTAGATAAAAAAGTATATAAAGATTTAAAAGATTTTTTTGGAACAATTTTGATTCATACCTTAAATGATGAAGATTTTAGTGATTATGAATCAATACAAAAACATGGAAGAGTTTGTTATGTAAAGTATACAAAAGATAGTGTTATTAGCTATATTCAATTAGATACATATGGAAAGGGTGAAAAGTTATATCTTTCACTTATAGAGAAACCAAAAGTAGTAAACAGAATAAGACATAATATAAACATTTTATTAATATTAATTGTTATGGTTACAACAATTATGAATATAATTATATATATTTTAATAAAGAAAATTGTTGTCAATAGAATATTAAAACTAAATAATTGGGTTACTGAAATTGTTAAAACATTTAATTTAAATAATAGAATAAATGAAAATATTTTTTGTAAAGATGAAATTTCATCTCTTGCTACAGATTTAAATAATATGCTTGATGTATTGAAAAATTATTCTAATAATATGAAATATATAGCAGAGCATGATCAGTTAACTAATTTATTAAATAGGCGAAGTATAGAAAAAATAGGACAAGAATATATATCAAATAACGAAGAATTTGCACTTGCATTTATTGATTTAGATAATTTTAAAATGATAAATGATTCATTAGGTCATGATGTTGGCGATAGTATACTTTGTACTACAGCAGAATTTTTAAACGAATATATAAATGAAGATGTAGATATTGGACGATTAGGTGGAGACGAGTTTATTATAATTTTAAAAGGAAATAAAAAGAAGGATAGAATAATAGAAATTTGTGAAAATTTATTAGAAAAGATAAATATAGAATATAAATTTAAAAATTTTAAGTTTACAAGTAAAGCAAGTATAGGAATAAGTTTTTTCCCTGAAAATGGAGATGGAATGGTTAACATATTAAAATATGCAGATATTTCTATGTATAATGCTAAAAAAAATGGCGGAAATTCATATTGTATTTTTAATGATTCATTGTTAAATTCATTTAAATTAGAATCAAGTATAAAAAAGGGGTTAGTTAACAATGAATTTGAAGCATATTTTCAACCAATATATCATATTAAAAGTAAAAAAATTATTGGAGCAGAAGCTTTAGCAAGATGGAAATCTAAAAATGGAGTTATTTTACCTGGTAAATTTTTACCAATAGTTAAAAAAACAGGAGATATACTAGAAATAGATAGAATCATGATTAAAGAATCTTGTAAATTGGTTAAAAAATTTATAGATAAGGGTTTAGATGATTTTCAGGTTTCTATAAATGTATCATTAAGCTTATTAAAGCAGGATACATTTTTAGATGAAATATTAGAAAATATTAATAAATATAATATAAAACCTAAAAACTTAAAAATAGAAATAACAGAAGATGAAATAATTAATGATATTTCTTATATGATTGAATTATTAAGTAATATAAGAAATGTAGGTATACATATATCATTAGATGATTTTGGAACAGGATATTCTTCATTTAATTATTTAAAGAGGTTACCTTTAGATGTAATTAAGATTGATAGAAGTTTGATATTAAACTTATCTAATGATGATAAAACAGTTGAAATAATAGAAACTATAATTAAATTAGCACATATTTTAAATTTAAATGTTATCTGTGAAGGAATTGAAACAGAAACACAGTTAGAGTTCTTAAAGAGTTTAAAGTGTGATTGTATACAGGGATATTATATTAGTAAGCCTTTATGTAAAGATGAATTTAGTTTGTTTTATGATGAATTCTTAAACAAATGA
- a CDS encoding TM1266 family iron-only hydrogenase system putative regulator, translating into MDTRIALIGIIVHDTTVIDKVNIILHDYNKYIIGRMGLPYKEKNLAIISIIVDASNDIISSLSGKLGMIKGLNVKTMYSKIN; encoded by the coding sequence ATGGATACAAGAATTGCTTTAATAGGCATAATAGTTCACGATACAACTGTAATTGATAAAGTAAATATTATATTGCATGATTATAATAAATATATAATTGGTAGAATGGGTCTTCCTTATAAGGAAAAAAATCTTGCTATTATAAGTATTATAGTTGATGCTAGTAATGATATTATAAGTTCATTATCTGGCAAATTAGGTATGATAAAAGGTTTAAACGTGAAAACTATGTATTCAAAAATAAATTAA
- a CDS encoding [FeFe] hydrogenase, group A, whose amino-acid sequence MSYENTMVMKSLLGSVFSTFTEEELKKIKGNKKRSIAICGKINKPGIIEVPEGATLRDILNICGGIVNNSDFKAVQIGIPFGGFINKDSLDKVFDFGLFYENISRAIVILSEEDCIIQYGKFYIEYLLAKIKNGTYKNYEIVKDEITKMLKVLDRISKGVSDMRDVYSLRSMAQNVKEKMNQKHNIIEEMVENFYDEIEEHIEEKKCYTFQCNHLIKLTITKKCIGCGNCKRACPVDCIEGEFKSQHNIDYNRCTHCGACISACPVDAITAGDNTIKFLRDLATPNKIVITQMAPAIRVAIGEAFGFEPGENVEKKLAAGLRKLGVDYVFDTTWGADLTIMEEAAELQERLEKYLAGDKSVKLPILTSCCPSWINFIEKNYADMLEVPSSAKSPMEMFATIAKEIWAKEKGLSREEVTSVAIMPCVAKIYEASRVEFSVDMNYDVDYVITTRELIKIFQNSGINLKEIEDEEIDNIMGEYTGAGIIFGRTGGVIEAAVRTAIENMTGKRIDNIEFEGLRGWDGFRICEIEVDDLNLRIGVAHGLKEAAKMLDKIRSGEEFFHAIEIMACVGGCVGGGGQPKVRKNKQQVLEKRAEGLNDIDRSKVLRRSNENPEVIALYKKYLDHPLSHKAHELLHTKYFPKVKKR is encoded by the coding sequence ATGTCATATGAAAATACTATGGTTATGAAAAGTTTATTAGGATCTGTGTTTTCAACTTTTACTGAAGAAGAATTAAAGAAAATAAAGGGAAATAAAAAGAGAAGTATAGCTATTTGTGGAAAAATAAATAAGCCAGGAATAATAGAAGTACCAGAAGGAGCAACCCTTAGGGATATTTTAAATATTTGTGGGGGAATTGTAAATAATAGTGATTTTAAAGCAGTTCAAATAGGTATTCCTTTTGGTGGTTTTATAAATAAAGATAGCCTAGATAAAGTATTTGATTTTGGATTATTTTATGAAAATATTAGTAGAGCAATTGTTATTTTATCTGAGGAAGATTGTATAATACAATATGGAAAATTTTATATAGAATATTTATTAGCTAAAATTAAAAATGGTACTTATAAAAATTATGAAATAGTTAAAGATGAAATAACTAAGATGCTAAAGGTTCTAGATAGAATAAGTAAAGGCGTATCTGATATGCGTGATGTTTATAGCTTAAGAAGTATGGCACAAAATGTAAAAGAAAAAATGAACCAAAAGCATAATATAATAGAAGAAATGGTTGAAAATTTTTATGATGAAATAGAAGAACATATAGAAGAAAAGAAGTGTTATACATTTCAATGTAATCATCTTATAAAATTAACTATCACAAAAAAATGTATTGGGTGTGGAAACTGTAAAAGAGCATGTCCTGTTGATTGCATAGAAGGGGAATTCAAAAGTCAACATAATATAGACTATAATAGATGTACTCATTGTGGAGCTTGCATATCAGCATGTCCTGTTGATGCCATAACAGCAGGAGATAATACAATAAAGTTCCTTAGGGATTTAGCTACACCTAATAAAATTGTAATTACTCAAATGGCTCCTGCTATAAGAGTTGCAATAGGAGAAGCATTTGGGTTTGAACCAGGAGAAAATGTAGAAAAGAAATTAGCTGCAGGCCTTAGAAAACTAGGTGTAGATTATGTATTTGATACTACGTGGGGAGCAGATTTAACTATAATGGAAGAAGCAGCAGAACTTCAAGAAAGACTTGAAAAATATTTAGCAGGAGATAAAAGTGTAAAATTACCAATACTTACATCATGTTGTCCTTCTTGGATCAACTTCATAGAAAAAAATTATGCAGACATGTTGGAAGTACCTTCTTCGGCTAAATCACCAATGGAGATGTTTGCTACTATAGCAAAAGAAATATGGGCAAAAGAAAAAGGACTTTCAAGAGAAGAAGTAACTTCAGTTGCAATTATGCCATGTGTTGCTAAAATATATGAAGCATCAAGAGTTGAATTTTCAGTGGATATGAATTATGATGTGGATTATGTAATTACTACAAGAGAACTTATAAAAATATTTCAAAATTCAGGAATAAATCTAAAAGAAATTGAAGATGAAGAAATAGATAACATTATGGGTGAATACACTGGTGCAGGAATTATCTTTGGTAGAACTGGTGGAGTTATAGAAGCAGCTGTTAGAACTGCAATTGAAAATATGACAGGAAAAAGAATTGATAACATAGAATTTGAAGGTCTTAGAGGATGGGATGGATTTAGAATTTGCGAGATTGAAGTTGACGATCTTAATCTTAGAATAGGGGTTGCACATGGGCTTAAAGAAGCAGCTAAAATGTTAGATAAAATAAGATCAGGTGAAGAATTTTTCCATGCAATTGAAATTATGGCTTGTGTAGGTGGCTGTGTAGGTGGCGGAGGTCAACCGAAGGTGAGAAAAAACAAGCAACAAGTTTTAGAAAAGAGAGCAGAAGGATTAAATGATATAGATAGAAGTAAAGTTCTTAGACGATCAAATGAAAATCCTGAAGTAATTGCTCTATATAAAAAATATTTAGATCACCCATTAAGTCATAAGGCTCATGAATTACTTCATACAAAATATTTTCCAAAAGTTAAGAAAAGATAA